CGTATCGCCGCGCAAGTATAAGCTGTCGGCGGAGGCCAGTAAATAAGTATCCTGCTGCAGGCGATAGACCAGCGCCTGCACTTCTTTCAGGGCCTCAGCAGAGTCGGGGAGGGAGGTTCGGAAATTATACTGCTTCAGCACCTGCTTGCCGGCGGCATTAAGCGGCTTTACCGACAACTGCACCTTTGCGCGCTCCTGCGGTTTCACCAGCTGCACCTTAGGTGGCGGAGGAGGCGATGTGGCCGTTTGCGCATGCACCTGGTCCATCCCCCACATCAGGCTCAATAAGAAGACGGCTATTTTGTACATTTGCGCTGGAGAATTTGAAATTGTGCTGGTGTGCTTATTTGTTGGCGTATTACTATGTTAGCTTGGTTTGGTAATGCGGATATCTCATCAATAAAGGCTACCTATACTTTAATGGAGTAACAATAGCGCCTGGCAACTCTGCTGTGCAGCAAAGACACTTTTCAGCGGCAATTCAGCATTTGTTGAACAATTAAGCAATTTTAGGCATTATCTCAACAGCACATTGTTGAATTAACACATCAGCATTCTTACAAATTAGCACATTATACCTTATACTTTGTCCGGAATATACGTACACGTCCCGTTTTGCAAGCAAGCCTGCCACTACTGCGACTTCCATTTCAGCACCTCCATGGCGCTGAAAACGGACCTGGTGCAGGCCATGGTGCGCGAACTGGAGCTACGCCAGGATTACCTACAGGGGCAGGAGGTGGGCACCATCTACTTCGGCGGCGGCACCCCCTCGCTGCTTAGCCAGCAGGAACTTCAACTGCTTCTGGCAACAATCAGGCGGATCTATAAAGTTTCGGAAGAGGTGGAGATCACGCTGGAGGCCAACCCCGACGACCTCTCGCCGGGTAAGCTGCAGGAGCTGCGGGCCGCTGGCGTGAACCGTTTAAGTATAGGCCTGCAGTCGTTCCATGAGCCGCACCTGCGCCTGATGAACCGCGCCCATACCGCCACTGAAAGTATAAACAGCGTGAAGGATGCCCAGGCAGCGGGTTTCGACAACATTACGGTAGACCTGATTTACGGTATTCCGGCTCCGGATCACGCTATCTGGCAGCAGGACCTGGGTACGCTTTTCTCGCTGGGAGTGCAGCACGTTTCCTGCTACGCCCTCACCATCGAGCCCGACACCGCACTGGGCCGCTGGAGCAAGAAGGGCAAGTTCAGACCTGCCGAGGATGAGTATACGGCCGAGCAATTTGAAATCCTGCTGCAGCAGATGCAGCAGCACGGTTTCGTGCAGTACGAGATATCAAATTTCTGCCAGCCCGGTTACGAGTCGAGGCACAACAGCAATTACTGGCGTGGTGTGCATTATTTGGGCATCGGCCCTAGTGCCCACTCTTTCAACGGCCACTCCAGGCAGCACAACATCGCCCACAATAAAAAGTATATTGACGGATTGCAGCAGCAGGGTCTGGCACCATTCGAACGGGAGGAACTCACCCTTGCCGACCAGGCCAATGACTACCTCCTCACCACGCTCCGCACCATTTGGGGCAGCGACCTCGAAAAACTAAAGCAGGAGTATACGTATGATGTAGCCGCCACCCATCCTGCCTACCTGCAGGAACTGGAGCAAAAAGGTCTGGCACACGTAATCGACAACGTGCTCTACCTGACAGACAAAGGCAAGCTGCTGGCCGACCAGATTACGATGGACCTGCTGCTGGAGGAAACAGAAAAGGCGTAGCGCCAGCTCTTAACTAACACTACGCCTGAATACATTTCTCTCGTTAAACACCTGCTTCCCGCTATAAAACTGCTATTGCCTCAGAAGGATTTTGTGACTTGAAATATAAGTATGGCCACCCCTTTAGCGAAAAACGAGTAACAATCAACGAAAAACAAAAATTACACCGCCGCCGGCTCTCCGTTCAACTGGCCTACAATAAACTTCCCGATAGCCAGGGAGGACGTTGCCGCTGGCGAAGGAGCGTTGCGCACGTGTATAATGTTCCGGCTCTTCAGGATGTCGAAATCGTCAATCAGCTTTCCGCTCCTGTCGCAGGCCTGGGCTCTTACGCCGGCACCACCCGGCACCAAATCGCTTTCCTGCACCTCGGGCACCAGCTTTTGCAGCGCTTTGGTAAACGCCGCTTTTGATAAAGATCGGTACATTTCGCCTAAACCCGTTTGCCCATACTTGGCTGCAATCTTCCAGAACCCCGGCCAGCTAAAGGTTTCCTGCGTATCCTTCAGGTTGAAGTCCTGGAACTTGTAGCCTTCGCGCTTGAAGGCCAGCACCGCGTTTGGACCAGCCTCCACGCCACCACGAATCATGCGGGTAAAGTGCACGCCCAGAAATGGGAAACTTGGGTCCGGCACCGGATAAATCAGCGTTTTCACCAGGTACTCCTTCTCCTTGCTCAGCTTGTAGTACTCTCCCCGGAACGGTATTATGCGCAGGTCGTTTTCCTTCTCAGTCATGTTAGCCACGCGGTCAGAGAAAAGGCCAGCGCAGCTCACCATTTTGTCTGCCGCGTACATGCGCTTGTCCGTCTCTACCAGCGTGGTTTTGTTCTGGGTGTGGATGTTCACCAGCTTCTCACCGAACGCCACCTCGCCGCCATACTTGTTCTGGTACAGGTCCAGCAGTTTAGCAGCCATCTTCGGATAATCGATGATGCCGGTTTGTGGCACGTGAATACCTTTTATGCCCGTGCAGTGCGGCTCTATCTCTTGTATCTCGTCCAGCGAGGACAACTTACGGAGGTTTGTTAAGCCGTTGCGAATTCCCCTGTCGTAGATGTCATCAAGCTTGGTAACCTCGGTGGGGGTGGTGGCCACAATGATTTTGCCGCAAAGCTCGTAGGGTATGGCATGCTCCTCGGCAAAGTCTATGAGCGAGTTATAGCCTGCAATACAGTTTTTCGCTTTCAGGCTGCCTGGTGCGTAGTAGATGCCGCTGTGCATCACGCCGCTGTTATTACCCGACTGGTGTTTGGCTACGTCTGTTTCTTTTTCAATGATGAGGACCTTGGCGTCCGGATTCTTTTGCTTGAGGTGATAGGCAACGGAGAGGCCAACTAAACCTGCTCCGATTACAATGGTATCGTATTTCTTAACCGACATACTGCTTTGAAATCTTTAACATCTGGAACGTGTATGTTCCGTTGCCGCAGAAGTATAAAAACCTCTGCTACGGCGGAACATACCCGTATACGATGTGCGAAACATCAAAGCCAAGATATATAAAGATATTTGTGCGGATAATGGAAGATCAAGTGCAGACAGCTCCTGACTCCACCGCTAAAACAGCTGCTCGGCCACTTTCCGCACTGAGCCGGACCGGCCCATGGAATAGTAATGCAGGCATGGCACGCCAAAGTCCATTAGCTCCTTCGACTGCTTTATCGCCCATTCTACACCTACCTGGGCAGCGCCCTTGTTATCGGTGCAAGCTTCCACCGCATCCGCCAGGTCACAGGGAATATCAATGTGGAACAGGCTTGGCAGCAGCGACAGTTGCGTCTTCGTGGTTAGTGGCTTCAACCCCGGAATGATCGGCACCTCTATTCCCTCTTCCCGGCACAGCTTCACAAAATCGAAGTACTTCTGGTTATCGAAGAACATCTGCGTCACGATGTAGTCTGCTCCCAGTTCAATCTTGCGTTTCAGCCAGCGCAGGTCCGACCGTAGGTTTGGGGCCTCAAAATGCTTTTCCGGATAGCCCGCCACGCCGATGCAGAAATCTGTGCCGTTGGTGTTCGCCTGCTCATCATCCAGGTAAATGCCGTTGTTCATGCCTACCACCTGCTCAATCAGTTCCGAGGCATAATGATGACCTCCCTGCTCCGGCACGAAACGGGCCTCGCTTTTCACGCAGTCGCCGCGCAGCACCAGCACGTTGTCTATACCCAGGAAGTGCAGGTCGATGAGGGCGTTCTCAGTTTCCTCCCTGTTAAAGCCCCCGCAAATCAGGTGCGGCACTGTATCTACTTTATAATAGTTCTGAAGGGCGGCGCAAATGCCAACGGTGCCCGGGCGCTTACGGGTAGAGCGCTTTTCCAGCAACCCGTTTTCCCGCTGCTTGTAAATGTACTCCTCGCGGTGGTAAGTTACATCGATAAAAGGCGGGTTAAACTCCATCAGCGGGTCGATGTGGCTGTAGAGTGTTTGCAGGTTCTCGCCTTTCAGCGGAGGCAGTATTTCGAATGTGAACAGCGTTTTACCGTTCGCATTTTTGAAGTGGTCCGTTACTTTCAATGTATGTTAATGGTTAAGATGCTTAGTTATGTTGATTGAGTTCGCAGGTCCAACCACCCCTAACTCCTCCTTAGGAGGGGAACTTGTTCTGCTCCCGCAAGTGCAGAAGCATTGTATTTACGGCTTGCCCCCCTTCAACCAAGATCATTTCAGGATGACAGCAGATAGGGTAATGAAAAGCTCCCTCTCCTGTTTTTAGGAGAGGGTTGAGGTGAGGTCAACTACTCCGCCGCCTCTACTTGCTGCGCCACGGGCTTCGGCTCGTAGTTCAGATTTGGCGAGAGCCAGCGCTCCAGTTCTTCCTGTGGCATACCTTTTCGCTGCGCCAGGTCTGCTACCTGATCTTCGCCAATCTTGCCCAGTCCAAAGTACTTCGACTCCGGGTGCGAGAAGTATAAACCACTCACCGAAGAAGCCGGATACATCGCCAGATTTTCAGTAAGTATAATGCCAGTTTGCTCTTCGGCTTTCAGCAGGTTAAAGAGCGTGATCTTTTCGGTATGATCGGGGCAGCCAGGATAGCCCGGAGCCGGACGAATGCCTTTATACTGTTCTTTAATCAGGTCTTCGTTGCTCAGCTGCTCCTCCGGTGCATAACCCCACAATTCCCGGCGCACCTTCAGGTGCATCAGTTCAGCAAACGCTTCGGCCAGTCTATCGGCCAGCGCTTTCACCATAATGGAGCGGTAGTCGTCGTGATCAGCCTCATACTTCTCTATCAGTTTTTCAATTCCAAAACCTGCCGACACGGCAAAGCCGCCAATATAATCAGCTACACCTGTTTCTTTCGGCGCGATAAAATCAGAGAAAGCCATGTTGGCTACCCCCTGTCCTTTCTTGCCCTGCTGCCGCAACGTATGGAACTCTGTCAGCTCTTTTTCACGTGAATCATCGGCGTATACTTCTATCGTATCATTGGCCTCCACGTTGGCAGGGTAGAAGCCTACCACGGCACGTGCCTCCAGCAACTGATTATCCACGATCTCCTGCAGCATTTCCTGCGCCTCCGTGAAGAGTTTGCGTGCCTCAACTCCCAATTCTGCATCATCCAGAATTTTTGGGTATTGCCGCTTCAGCTCCCAGGTATGGAAGAAAGGCGTCCAGTCGATGAACGGCACGATCTCGGAAAGCGGGTAGTTGTTGAACACCTTGGTGCCGATGAAGCTCGGCTTGGTTGGCTTTGCTGTAGTCCAGTCTACTTTATACTTGTTGGCGCGCGCCTCTTCTATACTTGCAAAAGCACGGTCTTTGGTGCGGTTGTAATGGTCTTCGCGCAGCTTTTCATATTCTGCCCTGATCTCTGAAATGTAGTTCTCCCGGTCGCTGCTCAGCAGGCTGCTCACGACGGTTACACTGCGGGAGGCATCGTGCACGTGCACCACCGGCCCGCTATACTGCGGCGCTATTTTCACAGCGGTATGCACACGCGAGGTAGTGGCACCACCGATCATCAGTGGAATTTTCATGCCACGGCGCTCCATTTCCTGCGCCACGTACACCATCTCGTCCAGCGAAGGTGTGATCAAACCGCTCAGACCGATGATATCCACCTGCTGCGCTTCGGCTTCGGCCAAGATCTTATCCAGCGACACCATCACGCCCAGATCGATCACCTCATAGTTGTTACAGGCCAGCACCACGCCCACAATGTTTTTGCCGATGTCGTGCACATCGCCTTTTACGGTAGCCATCAGGATCGTACCGGCCGTAGACTTCGACGTATCGGATGCCAGCTTCTCCTTCTCCATAAACGGCAGCAGGTAAGCTACCGATTTCTTCATCACGCGGGCGCTCTTCACTACCTGCGGCAAAAACATTTTGCCGGCACCGAACAAATCACCCACCACCGACATTCCAGCCATCAACGGACCTTCAATCACGTCCAGCGTTTTGGTGGCTTTCTGGCGGGCTTCTTCGGTGTCTTCCTCCACAAACTCCACCACACCGCGCACCAGCGCATGCTTCAGGCGCTCTTCCACCGGGGCATCGCGCCAGGCATTGTCTGCCCCGGTCGCAGTCTTGCCTTTGCCTTTTACGGTATCGGCATAGGTCACCAGCTTTTCTGTAGCATCCGGGTGGCGGTTAAAGATCACGTCTTCGATCAGGTCGCGCAGCTCCGGCTGAATTTCGCTGTACACGCCCATCATACCCGCATTCACGATGCCCATGTCCATACCTGCCTGCACGGCATAGTATAAAAAAACGGTGTGCATGGCCTCCCGCACCAGGTCATTGCCCCGGAACGAGAACGACAGGTTACTTACGCCACCGCTTACCAGCGCATGCGGCAGGTTTGCTTTAATCCACTTTACCGTCTCGATATAATCCACGGCATAGTTGTTATGCTCTTCTATACCTGTGGCAATGGCAAGTATGTTCGGATCAAAGATGATGTCCTGCGGCGGGAAACCTACTTCATCCACCAAGATGCGGTAAGACTTTTCACATATCTCGATTCTGCGGTCGAAGGTATCGGCCTGGCCCTGCTCATCGAAGGCCATCACAACAACAGCTGCACCGTACTGGCGCACCTTGCGGGCGAGCTTTTTGAAGGCTTCTTCTCCTTCTTTTAAACTGATGGAGTTAACGATGCTTTTGCCCTGCACACACTTTAATCCAGCCTCAATCACGCTCCATTTAGAGGAGTCGATCATGATTGGCAGCTTAGAGATGTCGGGTTCAGAGGCGATCAGGTTGAGGAAATTGGCCATGGCCTGCTCTGAATCGAGCATGCCCTCATCCATGTTCACGTCTATGATCTGGGCGCCGCCTTCTACCTGCTGCTGCGCCACCGACAAAGCTTCCTCAAATTTTTCCTCTACAATCAGACGGGCGAATTTTTTGGAGCCGGTTACGTTGGTGCGTTCGCCTACGTTCACGAAAAGGCTTTCCGGGTAAATTGTGAGGGGCTCCAGGCCGCTGTAGCGTGGAAGGGGAGCAACTGGTGTAGGAACGTGTGGTTTATACTTCTGCACCAGGTCAGAGATAACCTTTACGTGCATTGGTGTGGTGCCACAAC
Above is a window of Pontibacter akesuensis DNA encoding:
- the hemW gene encoding radical SAM family heme chaperone HemW, whose translation is MSGIYVHVPFCKQACHYCDFHFSTSMALKTDLVQAMVRELELRQDYLQGQEVGTIYFGGGTPSLLSQQELQLLLATIRRIYKVSEEVEITLEANPDDLSPGKLQELRAAGVNRLSIGLQSFHEPHLRLMNRAHTATESINSVKDAQAAGFDNITVDLIYGIPAPDHAIWQQDLGTLFSLGVQHVSCYALTIEPDTALGRWSKKGKFRPAEDEYTAEQFEILLQQMQQHGFVQYEISNFCQPGYESRHNSNYWRGVHYLGIGPSAHSFNGHSRQHNIAHNKKYIDGLQQQGLAPFEREELTLADQANDYLLTTLRTIWGSDLEKLKQEYTYDVAATHPAYLQELEQKGLAHVIDNVLYLTDKGKLLADQITMDLLLEETEKA
- the lhgO gene encoding L-2-hydroxyglutarate oxidase, with amino-acid sequence MSVKKYDTIVIGAGLVGLSVAYHLKQKNPDAKVLIIEKETDVAKHQSGNNSGVMHSGIYYAPGSLKAKNCIAGYNSLIDFAEEHAIPYELCGKIIVATTPTEVTKLDDIYDRGIRNGLTNLRKLSSLDEIQEIEPHCTGIKGIHVPQTGIIDYPKMAAKLLDLYQNKYGGEVAFGEKLVNIHTQNKTTLVETDKRMYAADKMVSCAGLFSDRVANMTEKENDLRIIPFRGEYYKLSKEKEYLVKTLIYPVPDPSFPFLGVHFTRMIRGGVEAGPNAVLAFKREGYKFQDFNLKDTQETFSWPGFWKIAAKYGQTGLGEMYRSLSKAAFTKALQKLVPEVQESDLVPGGAGVRAQACDRSGKLIDDFDILKSRNIIHVRNAPSPAATSSLAIGKFIVGQLNGEPAAV
- the metF gene encoding methylenetetrahydrofolate reductase [NAD(P)H], which produces MKVTDHFKNANGKTLFTFEILPPLKGENLQTLYSHIDPLMEFNPPFIDVTYHREEYIYKQRENGLLEKRSTRKRPGTVGICAALQNYYKVDTVPHLICGGFNREETENALIDLHFLGIDNVLVLRGDCVKSEARFVPEQGGHHYASELIEQVVGMNNGIYLDDEQANTNGTDFCIGVAGYPEKHFEAPNLRSDLRWLKRKIELGADYIVTQMFFDNQKYFDFVKLCREEGIEVPIIPGLKPLTTKTQLSLLPSLFHIDIPCDLADAVEACTDNKGAAQVGVEWAIKQSKELMDFGVPCLHYYSMGRSGSVRKVAEQLF
- the metH gene encoding methionine synthase, with translation MTNSHPIHKLLQERVLVLDGAMGTMIQRYQLQEADFRGERFKDHSGDLKGNNDLLSITRPDVIKAIHAEYLEAGADIIETNTFSGTSIAMADYHLEHIVYELNYESARLAREAADEIEAKVPRKPRFVAGAIGPTNRTASLSPDVNNPGYRAITFDQLVEAYYEQVRGLVDGGCDLLLVETVFDTLNCKAALFAIAQYVQDGGKELPIMVSGTITDASGRTLSGQTVEAFWNSISHAPILSIGFNCALGARQLKTHIQELSRISDTYISAYPNAGLPNAFGGYDETAQQMGEIVEEYLKEGLVNILGGCCGTTPMHVKVISDLVQKYKPHVPTPVAPLPRYSGLEPLTIYPESLFVNVGERTNVTGSKKFARLIVEEKFEEALSVAQQQVEGGAQIIDVNMDEGMLDSEQAMANFLNLIASEPDISKLPIMIDSSKWSVIEAGLKCVQGKSIVNSISLKEGEEAFKKLARKVRQYGAAVVVMAFDEQGQADTFDRRIEICEKSYRILVDEVGFPPQDIIFDPNILAIATGIEEHNNYAVDYIETVKWIKANLPHALVSGGVSNLSFSFRGNDLVREAMHTVFLYYAVQAGMDMGIVNAGMMGVYSEIQPELRDLIEDVIFNRHPDATEKLVTYADTVKGKGKTATGADNAWRDAPVEERLKHALVRGVVEFVEEDTEEARQKATKTLDVIEGPLMAGMSVVGDLFGAGKMFLPQVVKSARVMKKSVAYLLPFMEKEKLASDTSKSTAGTILMATVKGDVHDIGKNIVGVVLACNNYEVIDLGVMVSLDKILAEAEAQQVDIIGLSGLITPSLDEMVYVAQEMERRGMKIPLMIGGATTSRVHTAVKIAPQYSGPVVHVHDASRSVTVVSSLLSSDRENYISEIRAEYEKLREDHYNRTKDRAFASIEEARANKYKVDWTTAKPTKPSFIGTKVFNNYPLSEIVPFIDWTPFFHTWELKRQYPKILDDAELGVEARKLFTEAQEMLQEIVDNQLLEARAVVGFYPANVEANDTIEVYADDSREKELTEFHTLRQQGKKGQGVANMAFSDFIAPKETGVADYIGGFAVSAGFGIEKLIEKYEADHDDYRSIMVKALADRLAEAFAELMHLKVRRELWGYAPEEQLSNEDLIKEQYKGIRPAPGYPGCPDHTEKITLFNLLKAEEQTGIILTENLAMYPASSVSGLYFSHPESKYFGLGKIGEDQVADLAQRKGMPQEELERWLSPNLNYEPKPVAQQVEAAE